The following proteins are co-located in the Hevea brasiliensis isolate MT/VB/25A 57/8 chromosome 11, ASM3005281v1, whole genome shotgun sequence genome:
- the LOC110658017 gene encoding 17.9 kDa class II heat shock protein — protein MDSRLFGLESPLLSTIQHLMDTTDEAEKSFNAPTRTYVRDAKAMASTPADVKEYPNSYVFIIDMPGLKSGDIKVHVEDDNLLLISGERKREEEKEGAKYVRMERRVGKFMRKFVLPENANADAISAVCQDGVLTVTVEKLPPPEPKKPKTIEVKIA, from the coding sequence ATGGATAGTAGGTTGTTCGGTCTCGAATCACCCCTCCTTTCCACCATCCAGCATCTGATGGACACGACCGATGAAGCCGAAAAGTCATTCAACGCGCCGACTCGAACTTATGTAAGGGACGCGAAGGCCATGGCTTCAACTCCGGCTGATGTCAAAGAGTATCCCAACTCCTATGTGTTTATCATCGACATGCCAGGGTTGAAATCTGGGGACATCAAGGTCCATGTGGAGGATGACAATTTGCTGCTGATCAGCGGAGAGAGGAAGCGTGAAGAGGAGAAGGAAGGTGCTAAGTATGTGAGGATGGAAAGAAGGGTCGGCAAGTTTATGAGGAAGTTTGTGCTGCCTGAAAATGCTAATGCTGATGCCATTTCGGCGGTCTGCCAGGATGGGGTTTTGACTGTCACTGTGGAGAAGTTGCCACCGCCGGAGCCCAAGAAGCCCAAGACCATTGAGGTTAAGATTGCTTGA